The following proteins are encoded in a genomic region of Oncorhynchus kisutch isolate 150728-3 linkage group LG6, Okis_V2, whole genome shotgun sequence:
- the LOC109879645 gene encoding phosphatidylcholine transfer protein translates to MSLHFTDEEFLEAWKELDKPQLEGGWEFFTETMGVKIYRLYDKETGLYEYKVFGVLATCTPELCADVYMDLPYRKQWDGYVKELHEKEYDGHSAIYWEVKYPFPLSNRDYVYVRERRDVDVDSRKIWVVLAKSSPQSPLPEKSGVQRVNDYKQTVAMESDGACGTKVFMNYFDNPGGNIPTWLVNWAAKSGVPAFLTDMQKACGNYSNYCQKNKK, encoded by the exons ATGTCGCTGCACTTTACAGATGAGGAATTTCTGGAGGCATGGAAGGAATTAGATAAACCTCAGTTGGAGGGGGGATGGGAGTTTTTCACAGAGACTATGGGTGTCAAAATCTACCGGCTGTATGACAAG GAAACTGGACTTTATGAGTACAAAGTCTTTGGAGTGCTTGCCACCTGCACTCCAGAACTGTGTGCTGATGTCTACATGGACTTGCCCTATCGGAAACAATGGGATGGATATGTCAAAG AGCTGCATGAGAAGGAATATGATGGTCATTCAGCAATCTACTGGGAGGTGAAATACCCATTTCCTCTGTCAAACAGAGAC TACGTGTACGTCAGGGAGCGGAGGGACGTTGACGTGGACAGCAGGAAGATCTGGGTGGTCCTGGCTAAGAGCTCCCCACAGTCCCCGTTACCAGAGAAGAGTGGGGTGCAGCGAGTGAATGACTACAAGCAGACTGTGGCCATGGAGAGTGATGGTGCCTGTGGCACTAAAG TCTTCATGAATTACTTTGATAACCCTGGTGGTAATATTCCAACCTGGCTTGTGAACTGGGCAGCCAAG AGTGGAGTGCCTGCCTTCCTTACAGACATGCAGAAGGCCTGTGGCAATTACTCAAACTACTGCCAGAAGAACAAGAAATGA